A window of Methanobacterium veterum contains these coding sequences:
- the frhD gene encoding coenzyme F420-reducing hydrogenase, FrhD protein gives MPYDAEILVVGCGNVLFEDDGFGPAVIEALQEYFKDHELPENTMLVDAGTSAPHYIFSLPHKSWKKLIVVDVVESNAEPGSVRRFEVTELPRGRYDDAHSWSVEEPLHELSKKCEVFVIGCQPESISAPDVIMGLTKSVEEAIPKAMEIILKEIGV, from the coding sequence ATGCCATACGATGCGGAGATTTTAGTTGTTGGCTGCGGAAATGTCCTTTTCGAAGATGACGGATTTGGACCTGCAGTAATAGAGGCCTTACAGGAATATTTCAAGGATCATGAGCTTCCAGAGAACACAATGTTAGTAGATGCAGGAACCAGCGCACCACACTACATATTTTCTCTTCCACACAAATCATGGAAGAAACTTATAGTAGTAGATGTGGTAGAATCTAATGCTGAACCTGGATCAGTGCGGAGATTTGAGGTAACAGAACTTCCAAGAGGACGATACGACGATGCCCATTCATGGTCGGTGGAAGAGCCTTTACATGAGTTGAGTAAAAAATGCGAAGTTTTTGTAATTGGATGCCAGCCAGAGTCTATCTCTGCTCCAGATGTTATAATGGGCTTAACTAAAAGTGTGGAGGAAGCTATTCCCAAGGCCATGGAAATCATTTTGAAAGAAATAGGGGTTTAG
- a CDS encoding GAP family protein: MSELSTLLFDILPLAFGAAVSPTVLIGIILILSISDRPKLSGIAFYIGSIVILLAVATVGILLGKGVAVASSKPPSVTSAYIDFAIGIFLILLGIWRINKRGSDAPDKGRFGGKSKSAVSDFIKYMILGLGMFTVNFTTTVLVFAAGKDIGISSAGITDKVTVVIVLTLITLLVVEIPLLVDFTMPKRSEKVLGVLNVWMQKNSRYLMAAVMFVFGIYLMIKGVRVLF, translated from the coding sequence ATGTCTGAATTATCAACTTTACTCTTTGATATACTTCCGTTAGCATTTGGTGCAGCGGTAAGTCCTACTGTACTTATAGGAATAATTTTAATTTTATCAATATCAGACCGCCCTAAATTAAGCGGAATTGCTTTTTATATTGGATCTATAGTTATACTACTTGCAGTGGCTACTGTGGGAATATTATTGGGAAAAGGAGTAGCAGTCGCATCAAGTAAGCCTCCATCTGTGACGTCGGCTTATATTGACTTTGCAATTGGAATATTTCTAATTCTACTTGGAATCTGGAGGATCAATAAAAGGGGCAGCGACGCGCCTGATAAAGGTAGATTCGGCGGTAAATCAAAATCAGCCGTCTCTGATTTTATAAAATACATGATTTTGGGGTTAGGAATGTTCACTGTTAATTTTACAACTACTGTACTTGTATTTGCAGCGGGTAAAGATATTGGAATTTCCAGTGCAGGCATTACTGACAAGGTAACTGTGGTGATTGTTCTTACTTTAATTACACTGCTTGTGGTTGAAATTCCGCTTTTAGTAGATTTTACAATGCCAAAACGTTCTGAAAAAGTTTTAGGAGTTCTTAATGTCTGGATGCAGAAAAATAGTCGTTATCTGATGGCGGCAGTAATGTTTGTATTTGGAATTTATTTGATGATAAAAGGGGTAAGAGTTTTATTTTAA
- a CDS encoding TIGR03557 family F420-dependent LLM class oxidoreductase, translated as MVEIGFKLGSEVFGPQELINYAKHAEEAGFDFASISDHYHPWLSQQGNSPFVWSTLGGISQVTENLGLMTGVTCPTIRQHPALVAQAVATIATLMPGRFILGVGSGENLNEHIYGDHWPPAPIRIEMLAEAVDVIRTLWQGGMQDYDGCYYHVENAQIYTLPKKLPLIYMAADGPIAAATAAANGDGLIVSGGKKEILDIFNENGGKDRPSYSEFSLSWAETDEKAVDLVHKYWPLMAVKGNLSWDIPTQTHFEELAKNVKKEDIPESIPCSSDPQVHIDIIKENIGAGFDRICIQQIGNNQHECIEFYKNEVLPEFK; from the coding sequence ATGGTAGAAATTGGTTTTAAGCTTGGAAGTGAAGTATTTGGACCTCAAGAACTTATAAATTATGCTAAACATGCTGAAGAAGCAGGGTTTGATTTTGCAAGTATATCTGATCATTATCACCCCTGGTTAAGTCAACAGGGTAACAGTCCTTTTGTCTGGAGTACCCTTGGGGGAATATCACAGGTAACTGAAAATTTAGGGTTAATGACTGGAGTTACGTGCCCTACAATCAGGCAGCACCCTGCTTTAGTAGCTCAAGCCGTAGCTACAATAGCTACATTAATGCCTGGAAGATTTATTTTAGGGGTAGGTTCTGGTGAAAATCTAAACGAACATATTTATGGAGATCACTGGCCGCCAGCACCAATAAGGATTGAAATGCTTGCAGAAGCGGTGGATGTAATCAGAACATTATGGCAGGGAGGAATGCAGGACTATGATGGATGCTACTATCACGTTGAAAATGCACAAATTTATACATTGCCTAAAAAGCTTCCACTGATATATATGGCTGCAGACGGGCCAATAGCTGCAGCTACTGCTGCGGCAAATGGCGATGGACTAATTGTAAGTGGTGGGAAAAAAGAAATTTTAGACATTTTTAATGAAAATGGAGGAAAAGACAGGCCGTCCTACTCGGAATTTTCACTTAGCTGGGCTGAAACTGATGAAAAGGCAGTGGATTTAGTCCATAAATACTGGCCTTTAATGGCTGTTAAAGGAAATTTAAGCTGGGACATTCCTACACAGACACATTTCGAAGAACTAGCGAAGAATGTTAAAAAAGAGGATATACCTGAAAGTATTCCCTGCAGTTCGGACCCGCAGGTGCATATTGACATAATAAAAGAGAATATTGGCGCCGGCTTTGACCGTATCTGCATCCAGCAAATAGGAAACAACCAGCATGAATGTATTGAATTTTACAAGAATGAAGTTTTACCTGAATTTAAATAG
- the frhB gene encoding coenzyme F420 hydrogenase subunit beta → MVLGTYKEALSARSTDKQIQKIAQDGGIVSALLSFALDEKIIDGAVVAGPGKDMWKPEPQVALTSDELLAAAGTKYTFSPNVWMLKKAVRQYGLEKVGTVAIPCQTMGIRKMQSYPFGVRFVADKIALLLGIYCMENFPFASLQTFISEKMGVSPELVEKMDIGKGKFWIYTADDELSIPLKETHGYEQSGCKVCLDYVAELADLSTGSVGSPDGWSTVLTRTDAGESVFKLAVDAGLIETKPMADVKPGLGLLEKLAKDKKTKNQKTIDERIAMGLPVPYKASTEKEDPLANF, encoded by the coding sequence ATGGTATTAGGAACATATAAAGAAGCACTCTCTGCAAGATCAACTGACAAACAAATCCAGAAAATTGCACAGGATGGAGGAATTGTATCAGCTCTTTTATCCTTTGCTCTTGATGAGAAAATTATAGATGGTGCAGTTGTCGCAGGGCCTGGAAAAGATATGTGGAAACCAGAACCACAAGTTGCATTAACATCTGATGAATTATTAGCAGCAGCAGGTACCAAATACACATTCTCTCCAAACGTCTGGATGCTTAAAAAAGCTGTAAGACAATACGGTCTTGAAAAAGTCGGTACTGTAGCAATTCCATGTCAGACCATGGGTATAAGGAAAATGCAGTCATATCCATTTGGTGTAAGATTTGTCGCAGACAAAATTGCATTACTTTTAGGTATATACTGTATGGAAAACTTCCCATTTGCATCTCTCCAGACATTCATCTCAGAGAAAATGGGAGTTAGCCCAGAACTGGTCGAAAAAATGGACATAGGTAAAGGTAAATTCTGGATATACACCGCAGATGATGAATTAAGCATTCCACTCAAAGAAACACACGGATACGAACAGAGTGGATGTAAAGTTTGTCTTGACTACGTTGCAGAATTAGCTGACCTTTCAACAGGTTCAGTAGGTTCCCCAGACGGATGGTCAACAGTACTTACACGTACTGACGCTGGTGAAAGCGTATTTAAACTTGCCGTTGACGCAGGTTTAATTGAAACCAAACCTATGGCTGATGTAAAACCAGGTCTCGGTCTCTTAGAAAAGCTTGCAAAAGACAAAAAAACCAAGAATCAAAAAACAATTGATGAAAGGATTGCAATGGGATTACCTGTCCCATACAAAGCAAGCACAGAAAAAGAAGACCCACTTGCAAACTTCTAA
- a CDS encoding DUF1622 domain-containing protein: MVDYGIIIVDIASILSYFGAVVIFYGGIRAAIGVLSIEILKRKTSYNDVRLDFTPKLLIGLEFFIAGDLIKSILEPNLNQVIILAVIVAIRTVVGFSLGREIKELEQMGKK, from the coding sequence ATGGTTGATTATGGGATAATAATAGTAGACATTGCAAGTATTCTTTCTTATTTTGGAGCTGTAGTTATTTTTTATGGAGGTATAAGAGCAGCAATTGGAGTGCTCTCCATTGAAATACTCAAAAGAAAAACCAGTTATAATGATGTGAGACTGGATTTTACCCCTAAACTTCTAATTGGCCTGGAATTTTTCATTGCAGGAGACCTCATAAAATCAATTTTAGAACCCAATTTAAATCAGGTAATCATACTGGCTGTAATTGTAGCAATTAGAACGGTTGTAGGCTTTTCTTTAGGTAGAGAAATTAAAGAATTGGAACAAATGGGTAAAAAATAA
- the map gene encoding type II methionyl aminopeptidase, with product MSDMYKKSGKIASKVRKDAVNYVKEDMKVLDLVEFVENQIVERGGNIAFPCNISVNEITAHYTSPAGDENIIRSGDVVKIDLGAHIDGYIADTAVSVLVGEDIPEEQREKHENMILASQEGLESGISAIRAGVEIGKVGEIIEKAINDRGFNVVSNLTGHSMDQWILHAGLSMPNIKENNPHKLEEGDVLAIEPFATDGIGRVTDMNETYIFKFLRDRPMRLLHARRALKIIKEEYRSLPFSGRWLRSHFSEHHFNAAMRMLISSRAVYPYHVLREKSDAVVAQSEHTVIVESDGCTVITE from the coding sequence ATGAGTGATATGTACAAAAAATCTGGAAAAATAGCATCAAAAGTTAGAAAAGATGCAGTAAACTATGTAAAAGAAGACATGAAAGTTTTAGACCTTGTAGAATTCGTTGAAAACCAAATTGTAGAGCGCGGAGGTAATATTGCATTTCCATGTAACATTTCTGTAAATGAAATAACTGCCCACTACACATCCCCCGCTGGCGACGAAAACATAATCCGATCTGGAGATGTTGTCAAAATTGATTTAGGCGCACATATAGACGGATACATAGCAGACACTGCCGTAAGTGTGCTTGTTGGGGAGGATATCCCTGAAGAACAGCGCGAAAAACATGAAAATATGATACTTGCATCCCAGGAAGGGCTTGAAAGTGGAATAAGTGCCATACGAGCAGGTGTAGAAATCGGAAAAGTCGGAGAAATTATAGAAAAAGCCATAAACGATAGGGGATTTAACGTTGTATCTAATTTAACAGGCCATAGTATGGACCAATGGATACTCCACGCAGGGCTTTCAATGCCAAACATAAAGGAAAACAATCCACATAAATTAGAAGAAGGAGATGTTCTAGCCATAGAACCATTTGCAACCGATGGTATTGGAAGAGTTACAGATATGAACGAAACATACATATTCAAATTCTTAAGAGACAGACCCATGAGGCTGTTACACGCAAGAAGAGCTCTAAAAATTATAAAAGAAGAATATAGAAGTTTACCATTTTCAGGTAGATGGCTTAGAAGTCATTTCAGCGAGCATCATTTTAATGCCGCTATGAGAATGTTAATTTCATCAAGAGCAGTCTATCCATATCATGTACTTAGAGAAAAGAGCGATGCAGTTGTTGCACAGTCAGAACACACTGTTATTGTTGAAAGTGATGGTTGTACGGTAATTACGGAATAA
- a CDS encoding carboxymuconolactone decarboxylase family protein, whose product MNMEEEIDVDEIFEKIESYFGFVPKIFQVMAEKPATLKAYYEKVETINNDDALPPLTKEFVAIGAASAIGAENCLLTHLKVAEKFGAKQEQLLLAILMGALIAETDALSKSLRVYENFKEV is encoded by the coding sequence ATGAACATGGAAGAAGAAATAGATGTAGACGAAATATTTGAAAAAATTGAGAGTTACTTCGGTTTTGTCCCCAAGATCTTTCAGGTAATGGCAGAAAAGCCAGCTACATTAAAAGCCTATTATGAAAAAGTAGAAACAATAAATAATGATGATGCATTACCTCCCTTAACCAAGGAATTTGTAGCTATAGGCGCCGCATCTGCAATAGGGGCTGAAAATTGTTTGCTAACTCATCTTAAAGTTGCAGAGAAATTTGGAGCTAAACAAGAACAGTTGCTTCTAGCTATTTTAATGGGAGCTTTAATAGCAGAGACCGATGCACTCTCCAAGTCATTAAGAGTTTATGAGAATTTTAAAGAAGTTTAA
- the frhA gene encoding coenzyme F420 hydrogenase subunit alpha, with amino-acid sequence MSEKIVISPTSRQEGHAELVMEVDDEGIVTKGRYFSITPVRGLEKIVTGKAPETAPVIVQRICGVCPIPHTLASVEAMDDSLGIEPPKAGKQLRELTLAAHHINSHAIHHFLIAPDFVPENLMAAAINSVSEVRKVSQYVVDMVAGEGIHPSDIRIGGMASNISEVARKRLYTRLKALQPVLDEHVDLIVGLVADKDLPKGLGVHDQPTLATDVLYGNRDKFDLDRFTEIMPERWYKDPEIGKRACSTVPLYDGVNIEVGPRARAVEYGGFSGKGTVAQHIARAMEMKRALSKAIAILDELDTSAPANVGNFDVRGTGKLGIGAIEGPRGMDVHMAQVGENGKTEFYSALVPTTWNIPTMGPATEGFHHEFGPHVIRGYDPCLSCATHMIVLDDEDKSVIRNEMVRL; translated from the coding sequence TTGAGCGAAAAGATTGTTATATCGCCAACATCACGACAGGAAGGACATGCCGAACTGGTCATGGAAGTCGATGATGAAGGAATAGTAACTAAGGGGCGATACTTCAGTATTACTCCAGTCAGAGGACTAGAAAAGATAGTAACAGGCAAAGCTCCAGAAACCGCACCAGTAATCGTGCAGAGGATCTGTGGTGTCTGTCCTATACCTCACACTTTAGCATCAGTAGAAGCTATGGATGATTCATTAGGTATAGAACCACCAAAAGCAGGTAAACAGTTAAGAGAACTAACTTTAGCGGCTCATCACATAAACAGTCACGCTATACACCATTTCTTAATAGCACCTGATTTTGTTCCAGAAAATTTAATGGCAGCCGCCATAAACTCAGTTTCTGAAGTAAGGAAAGTTTCACAGTATGTAGTTGATATGGTTGCTGGGGAAGGTATACACCCATCAGATATTCGAATTGGTGGAATGGCAAGTAACATTTCTGAAGTTGCAAGGAAAAGGTTATACACAAGATTAAAAGCACTCCAGCCAGTACTGGATGAACACGTAGACCTTATTGTAGGTTTAGTAGCTGATAAAGACTTACCAAAAGGCTTAGGAGTTCACGACCAGCCAACACTTGCTACCGATGTCCTTTACGGTAACAGAGACAAATTTGATCTTGACAGATTTACCGAAATAATGCCAGAAAGATGGTATAAGGACCCAGAAATAGGTAAAAGAGCTTGTTCAACTGTCCCTCTCTATGACGGTGTAAACATAGAAGTAGGTCCAAGAGCAAGAGCTGTTGAATACGGCGGATTCTCCGGAAAAGGTACCGTAGCTCAACATATAGCTCGAGCAATGGAAATGAAAAGGGCTCTCTCAAAAGCAATAGCCATACTTGACGAATTAGACACATCTGCTCCTGCAAACGTTGGTAACTTCGATGTTAGAGGTACAGGTAAACTCGGAATTGGTGCAATAGAAGGCCCAAGAGGAATGGACGTTCATATGGCTCAAGTAGGCGAAAACGGTAAAACTGAATTCTACAGCGCTTTAGTCCCAACAACCTGGAACATTCCAACCATGGGACCTGCAACCGAAGGATTCCACCATGAATTTGGCCCACACGTAATAAGAGGATACGACCCTTGTCTGTCTTGTGCTACCCACATGATAGTATTAGACGACGAAGATAAGAGCGTCATTAGAAACGAAATGGTCAGATTATAA
- the dnaK gene encoding molecular chaperone DnaK produces the protein MANNKKEKIIGIDLGTSNSAAAVLVGGKPTIIPSAEGATQYGKAFPSYVAFTSDGQRLVGEPARRQAVTNPENTISAIKRSMGTDYKVNVLGKQYTPQEISAFILQKIKKDAEAFLGEEVQKAVITVPAYFNDNQRTATKDAGTIAGLEVVRLVNEPTAASLAYGIDKEQEEELEIMVFDFGGGTLDVTVMEFGGGVFEVRSTSGDTKLGGTDMDNAIMNYLADEFKRETGIDIMNDDQAVQRLREAAEKAKIELSTTLTSDINLPFITATAEGPKHLTTTLTRAKLEELVDPIIKRCSGPMEQALSDAKMSKSDVDKIILVGGPTRMPAVQSFVEKFIGKSIERGIDPMECVAMGAAIQGGVLAGEIKDLVLLDVTPLSLGIETLGNVSTKLIERNTTIPTKKSQIFSTAADNQTSVDIHVLQGERPMAYDNTTLGRFQLVGIPPAPRGMPQIEVTFDIDANGIMNVSAKDMGTGKEQAITITASTKLSQDEIDQKIKDAEMHAEEDKKRQEEIQVRNDADSMIYTSEKTLEELGDKVDKDQKEKIESLVKELRDLTGGDDIAAIKSKTEELTKVVQEVGAKIYQEAQQAQQAQQQAQQDAQGAQGNQQGGDDDTIDADYEVKK, from the coding sequence ATGGCTAATAATAAGAAAGAAAAAATCATAGGTATAGATCTTGGAACAAGTAACTCCGCAGCAGCAGTTTTAGTTGGTGGAAAGCCAACCATCATACCAAGTGCAGAAGGGGCAACCCAGTACGGAAAAGCTTTCCCAAGTTACGTTGCATTTACTTCTGACGGACAGAGGTTAGTTGGAGAACCTGCAAGAAGACAGGCTGTAACAAACCCTGAAAACACCATAAGTGCCATAAAAAGAAGTATGGGTACAGATTATAAAGTGAATGTCCTCGGAAAACAATACACTCCTCAAGAAATTTCTGCTTTTATCTTACAAAAGATTAAAAAAGATGCAGAAGCTTTCCTCGGTGAAGAAGTGCAAAAAGCTGTTATTACAGTCCCAGCATACTTCAACGACAACCAGAGAACTGCTACAAAAGACGCAGGTACAATTGCAGGTCTTGAAGTTGTAAGACTAGTAAATGAACCTACAGCAGCAAGTTTAGCATACGGTATCGATAAAGAGCAGGAAGAAGAACTTGAAATTATGGTTTTCGATTTCGGTGGCGGAACACTCGATGTAACCGTTATGGAATTCGGTGGAGGAGTATTTGAAGTTAGATCCACAAGTGGTGACACCAAACTCGGTGGAACCGATATGGACAATGCAATCATGAACTACCTCGCAGATGAATTCAAAAGAGAAACTGGAATAGACATCATGAATGATGACCAGGCTGTCCAAAGATTAAGAGAAGCAGCTGAAAAAGCAAAAATCGAGCTTTCAACAACCTTAACATCTGACATAAACCTCCCATTCATAACTGCAACTGCAGAAGGTCCAAAACACCTGACAACTACATTAACAAGGGCTAAACTCGAAGAATTAGTTGACCCAATCATTAAAAGATGTAGTGGACCAATGGAACAGGCATTATCCGATGCTAAAATGTCCAAATCTGACGTTGACAAAATTATATTAGTAGGTGGACCAACAAGGATGCCAGCTGTACAGAGCTTTGTTGAAAAATTCATAGGTAAATCAATTGAGCGAGGAATAGACCCAATGGAATGTGTAGCTATGGGTGCTGCAATTCAGGGCGGAGTTTTAGCAGGAGAAATCAAAGACCTCGTATTACTTGATGTTACACCATTATCTCTCGGAATAGAAACTCTTGGTAATGTATCTACCAAATTAATAGAAAGAAACACCACCATTCCAACCAAGAAAAGCCAGATATTTTCAACTGCAGCAGACAACCAGACATCTGTAGATATCCACGTCCTGCAGGGTGAAAGGCCAATGGCATATGATAACACAACCCTTGGAAGGTTCCAGTTAGTAGGAATACCACCAGCACCAAGAGGAATGCCTCAAATCGAAGTAACATTTGATATAGACGCAAACGGTATCATGAACGTTTCAGCTAAAGATATGGGAACTGGTAAAGAGCAGGCAATTACAATAACTGCTTCAACTAAATTATCACAGGACGAAATTGACCAGAAAATTAAAGACGCTGAAATGCACGCTGAAGAAGATAAAAAGAGGCAGGAAGAAATCCAGGTCAGAAATGACGCTGATTCAATGATATATACGTCAGAAAAAACTCTTGAAGAACTGGGCGACAAAGTAGATAAAGACCAGAAAGAGAAAATAGAATCTTTAGTTAAAGAACTCAGGGATTTAACTGGAGGAGACGATATCGCTGCAATTAAAAGTAAAACTGAAGAGCTAACTAAAGTGGTCCAGGAAGTAGGTGCTAAAATCTACCAGGAAGCACAGCAGGCCCAACAAGCTCAGCAGCAAGCCCAACAGGATGCACAGGGTGCTCAAGGAAACCAGCAGGGCGGAGATGACGACACCATCGATGCAGACTATGAAGTTAAAAAATAA
- the frhG gene encoding coenzyme F420 hydrogenase subunit gamma codes for MLARIKRFLGMEAKPKEDEKVPVEKKVPTEEKKVASEEEVEKVAEEKPKPRIGYIHLSGCTGDVMSLSENYDILAPLLTEMVDIVYGQTLVDRWDIPEMDIALIEGSVCLQDEHSLHELKEVREKAGLVVAFGSCAATGCFTRYSRGGQQAQPAHESFVPVADVVKVDLAIPGCPPSPEIIAKTVVAVINGDMDYLQPMMDLVGYTEACGCDLQLKVVNQALCIACGTCAMSCPTRAVSMTAGRPEVNSDRCVKCGVCYIQCPRSWWPMERIKKDTGL; via the coding sequence ATGTTAGCCCGAATTAAGAGATTTTTAGGAATGGAAGCTAAGCCAAAAGAAGATGAAAAAGTTCCAGTTGAAAAAAAAGTGCCAACGGAAGAAAAAAAAGTAGCTTCAGAAGAGGAGGTTGAAAAAGTGGCTGAAGAGAAACCTAAACCAAGAATTGGATACATCCACTTAAGCGGATGTACCGGAGATGTAATGTCGTTGAGTGAAAACTACGACATTTTAGCACCGTTACTTACTGAAATGGTGGATATAGTATACGGACAAACACTGGTAGACCGATGGGACATACCAGAAATGGACATAGCATTAATAGAAGGATCTGTATGTCTTCAAGATGAACACAGCTTACACGAATTAAAAGAAGTTCGTGAAAAAGCAGGATTAGTAGTAGCATTCGGTTCATGTGCTGCAACAGGATGTTTCACCAGATATTCAAGGGGTGGACAGCAAGCACAGCCAGCTCACGAATCATTCGTGCCAGTAGCTGATGTAGTAAAAGTTGATTTAGCAATCCCAGGATGTCCTCCATCACCAGAAATCATCGCTAAAACAGTTGTTGCTGTAATTAACGGTGATATGGATTACTTACAACCAATGATGGATCTTGTTGGCTACACTGAAGCATGTGGTTGCGACTTACAGCTTAAAGTGGTAAACCAGGCATTATGTATCGCATGTGGTACATGTGCAATGTCATGCCCAACTCGTGCAGTAAGTATGACTGCTGGAAGGCCAGAAGTTAACAGTGACAGATGTGTCAAGTGTGGTGTCTGTTACATCCAGTGCCCAAGAAGCTGGTGGCCAATGGAAAGAATTAAAAAGGATACTGGATTATAG
- the dnaJ gene encoding molecular chaperone DnaJ: MAEKRDYYDVLGVEKGSDKKDIKKAYRKLAMKYHPDVSDDPECAEKFKEISEAYAVLSDEDKRHTYDQFGHAGMGGYSTEDAFRDINFEDIFKGFGFDFGDIFDIFGFGGGRRRSQAQRGNDVLYELDITLEDAAFGLETDIEVPHKKVCPTCGGTRAEPGTETRQCTTCGGTGQVQHINRTPFGQFVNVTPCRDCRGEGVIVDTPCHECRGKGIVRETSTIHIKVPPGVEDGSRLRVPGEGDVGIKGGPSGDLYVMISVKPHKLFERHGSDLIYEQPISFVQASLGDEVDIPTIGEEVVSLKIPAGTQPGTSFRIKGKGMPHLRWNGKGNLYVKAKVIVPKKLSTKQKEILREFEEISGKEIYTEDKGFFDKMKDAIKH; the protein is encoded by the coding sequence ATGGCAGAAAAGCGTGATTATTACGATGTCCTTGGAGTAGAAAAGGGATCAGATAAAAAAGATATTAAAAAGGCCTATCGTAAATTAGCAATGAAATATCACCCAGATGTTAGTGATGACCCAGAATGTGCAGAAAAATTCAAAGAAATAAGTGAAGCTTACGCTGTTCTTTCAGATGAAGATAAAAGACACACTTATGACCAGTTTGGACATGCAGGAATGGGTGGATACTCCACAGAAGATGCATTTAGAGATATAAACTTTGAAGATATCTTTAAAGGTTTTGGATTCGATTTCGGAGACATATTTGATATTTTCGGTTTTGGAGGAGGTCGAAGACGAAGCCAGGCACAGAGAGGAAACGATGTACTTTATGAACTCGACATTACGCTTGAAGATGCTGCATTTGGACTTGAAACCGACATAGAAGTACCCCATAAAAAAGTATGTCCTACCTGTGGAGGTACAAGGGCAGAACCTGGAACTGAAACAAGGCAGTGTACAACCTGTGGAGGTACCGGACAAGTACAGCATATAAACAGAACTCCTTTTGGTCAATTTGTTAATGTAACACCATGTAGGGACTGCAGAGGTGAAGGAGTAATTGTTGACACTCCATGCCATGAATGCCGTGGGAAAGGAATTGTAAGGGAAACCAGTACAATTCATATAAAAGTTCCACCGGGTGTTGAAGATGGATCACGCCTCAGGGTTCCTGGAGAAGGAGATGTAGGAATAAAAGGCGGCCCTTCAGGAGATCTTTACGTTATGATTTCTGTTAAGCCGCACAAACTATTTGAAAGACACGGCTCAGACTTAATCTATGAACAGCCCATAAGTTTTGTACAGGCATCTCTTGGTGATGAAGTAGACATCCCAACCATAGGAGAAGAAGTAGTAAGCTTAAAAATCCCTGCAGGCACACAGCCCGGCACTTCATTCCGTATTAAAGGTAAAGGAATGCCACATCTACGCTGGAACGGTAAAGGAAATCTTTACGTTAAAGCAAAAGTCATCGTGCCTAAAAAGTTAAGCACTAAACAGAAAGAGATTTTAAGAGAGTTTGAAGAGATAAGCGGTAAAGAAATTTATACTGAAGACAAAGGGTTCTTTGACAAGATGAAAGACGCTATTAAGCATTAA
- a CDS encoding tetratricopeptide repeat protein, giving the protein MDIITLLGAMCLAYGGMLILYYRLRTTEKRKELSYLMLNGIKSMRRGNLDKALIYLDKAYGYAIETGNREEMADALYNIGIIYKEKGEMDSAREYLNSAQSVYDEIQDKDGSKKVTVATRSIR; this is encoded by the coding sequence ATGGACATAATTACACTTTTAGGGGCGATGTGCCTTGCTTACGGTGGTATGTTAATCCTGTATTATAGGTTACGTACAACCGAAAAACGAAAAGAATTATCTTACCTTATGCTAAATGGAATAAAAAGCATGCGCCGAGGTAATTTAGATAAAGCATTAATATATCTTGATAAGGCCTATGGATATGCCATTGAAACAGGTAACAGGGAAGAAATGGCAGATGCACTTTATAATATTGGTATAATATACAAAGAAAAAGGGGAAATGGACAGCGCAAGGGAATACCTAAACAGTGCACAGAGTGTATATGATGAAATACAGGATAAAGACGGTAGTAAAAAAGTAACAGTTGCCACACGCTCAATCCGATAA